A section of the Oenanthe melanoleuca isolate GR-GAL-2019-014 chromosome 6, OMel1.0, whole genome shotgun sequence genome encodes:
- the LOC130254923 gene encoding lipase member M-like — MIAQDVAVIAILFLLQAPTNSEDATKQKKALNPESFMNVSQIICHRGYPSEEYDVLTRDGYYIHLNRIPHGREKPKNRGPRPVVFLQHGILGEGSHWVENLANNSLGFILADSGYDVWLGNSRGTSWSRRHQHLSADQVEFWDFSFHEMAMYDLPAAIDFVLQKTGQKQLHYVGYSQGCTIAFIAFSSMPELAQKVKMFFALAPVVVPKHSKSPLIKMQLLLDNKLKMIPLLLGRTDASLHVRKLWRFLPELCRHTLLHKPCANLLFLLSGYNEKTSTRWTRLDVYTSHYPDGTSVKNIIHWAQVIKSGEFKAFDYGSENPARYHQDTPPSYRVEEMPVPTAVWSGGQDWAADWRDVLLLLPRISHLLTYTHIPDWNHWDFVWGLDAPGRLYSSILRMMEGSR, encoded by the exons ATGATC GCACAAGATGTGGCTGTTATTGCAATCCTGTTTCTCCTACAAGCACCCACGAACTCCGAAGATGCCACCAAGCAGAAAAAGGCTCTAAATCCTGAGAGTTTCATGAACGTT agCCAAATCATCTGTCACAGAGGGTACCCCAGTGAGGAGTATGATGTCCTGACTCGTGATGGCTACTACATCCACCTGAACAGAATTCCTCATGGAAGAGAAAAGCCTAAGAACAGAG GGCCCAGGCCAGTTGTGTTTCTCCAGCATGGGATACTTGGAGAAGGCAGCCACTGGGTGGAAAATCTGGCTAACAACAGCCTTGGCTTCATCCTAGCAGACTCTGGCTACGACGTGTGGCTGGGAAACAGCCGTGGGACGAGCTGGTCCAGGAGACACCAGCACCTTTCAGCTGACCAGgtggaattctgggatttcag CTTCCATGAGATGGCAATGTACGACCTCCCGGCCGCCATCGactttgtgctgcagaaaacggggcagaagcagctccaCTACGTTGGCTACTCCCAGGGCTGCACAATTG cgTTTATTGCGTTTTCATCCATGCCCGAACTGGCTCAGAAAGTCAAAATGTTTTTTGCCCTGGCTCCAGTAGTGGTACCCAAGCACTCCAAAAGTCCATTAATAAAGATGCAGCTCCTCCTGGACAACAAGCTCAAGATGATTCCG ctgctgctgggcaggacgGACGCGTCCCTGCACGTGAGGAAGCTGTGGCGGTTCCTCCCggagctgtgcaggcacacgctgctgcacaagccctgtgccaacctcctcttcctgctcagTGGCTACAACGAGAAGACCTCAACACGGTGG ACACGGCTGGATGTGTACACATCCCACTATCCAGATGGCACCTCTGTCAAAAACATCATCCACTGGGCCCAG GTGATAAAATCTGGAGAATTCAAAGCCTTTGACTATGGCAGTGAGAACCCAGCCAGGTACCACCAG GACACACCGCCCTCGTACCGCGTGGAGGAGATGCCGGTGCCCACCGCCGTGTGGTCGGGAGGGCAGGACTGGGCAGCTGACTGGAGGGacgtgctcctgctgctgccccgcaTCAGCCACCTCCTCACCTACACCCACATCCCCGACTGGAACCACTGGGACTTTGTCTGGGGCCTGGACGCCCCTGGGCGCCTCTACAGCAGCATCCTGAGGATGATGGAGGGGTCTCGGTAG